One window of the Oncorhynchus keta strain PuntledgeMale-10-30-2019 chromosome 31, Oket_V2, whole genome shotgun sequence genome contains the following:
- the LOC118379910 gene encoding fez family zinc finger protein erm-like: protein MGQMEDVCVEEIKHTEEPLYRMERDERRDGESDVTQHRNGSPIVPETPLISDTAKAERDGGIRGEKERKDGEDERVIPLFLPPSRCHGGKERPGEDRGERAEAGKGVWGRREEEEGEVLDLSFPKKREIKERSLWHESSLLLEVDEVEGDGDGDIVEEDDDEEDSILRMDGADILGGPLLSPLFFSTSVFTSLSSIDSESEGLLLIDDQGIPYTLTPEGHKVPQMDSSRPDNPPSSQPKVQSSSLEVEDDRPSHITTAGVTYLSQSLVKTPHTHKENTCPAPVTSMKPSQKSELLNNTEHSKNPDLSQNAEPPKVLDSGVISVSEASAAVSQPSGSAVHLQPPQPIQILTNPSSNTPILLFPSSPQHSSIPLTKTDTNPGLLAFSLPLSLTQNTPNASTSMFLLLSSSTTSFSSQSFSTSTPIALIDRSTGQLSQITASSSSPLSLSSGQLATSGSSLPANPSHPVIISTPNNSPTILSRESSSVNPPAPLTSPSVVSSPPSKQPSADGSSKAVLLSSPPHKHTEPNCCDTNIDHQSLSTEETQMESVPNGSSPTKAPPLTHLQSPSLSFDFRLEASDQSKAPESKHTSLPWDDHLYFSSATAPPSPPLAPIFPSSGPRNLNPLDPLDPLSPASSPSSGPRRVLYCPLCPRIFYYLSDLERHSITHSQNKPHVCLQCGKAFKRSSHLQRHNHIHTGERNFVCPICSKRFREAGELQRHQRVHTGEKPYQCPLCHTRFAERNTLRRHTRRKHPYHEAAMEMLSERGAGRGGREGGDGDEGTEEWYSSTVSNLDNSDSEPDSEVIS from the exons ATGGGTCAGATGGAGGATGTGTGTGTTGAAGAGATAAAACACACGGAGGAGCCTCTCTataggatggagagggatgagaggagagacggagagagtgaTGTTACACAACACAGGAACGGTAGTCCCATTGTCCCTGAAACGCCTCTCATCTCCGACACAGCCAaggcagagagggatggagggataaggggagagaaagaaaggaaagatggagaggatgagagagtgaTCCCTCTTTTCCTACCCCCTAGTCGATGTCATGGTGGAAAAGAGAGAcctggagaggatagaggagagagagcagaggcaggGAAAGGAGtttgggggagaagagaggaagaggagggagaagtatTGGATCTGAGCTTCCCTAAAAAGAGAGAGATTAAGGAGAGGAGCCTTTGGCATGAGAGCTCACTGCTTCTGGAGGTAGATGAGGTAGAGGGGGATGGAGATGGGGACATCGTAGAggaagatgatgatgaagaggattCTATATTGAGAATGGATGGAGCTGACATTTTGGGGGGACCTCTCTTGTCTCCCTTGTTCTTCTCTACCTCCGTtttcacctccctctcttccatagACTCTGAAAGTGAAGGTCTTCTCCTGATAGATGACCAGGGTATTCCATACACACTCACTCCTGAGGGGCACAAAGTGCCCCAAATGGACTCTTCcaggccagacaaccccccctcAAGCCAGCCAAAGGTGCAGTCCAGCTCATTGGAGGTAGAGGATGACAGGCcgtctcatataaccacagcaGGGGTCACTTACCTCAGCCAAAGTTTAGTAaaaactccacacacacacaaggaaaaCACATGTCCCGCTCCTGTTACATCTATGAAACCCTCACAGAAGTCAGAACTTCTAAACAATACAGAACACTCAAAGAACCCTGATCTCTCACAGAATGCGGAACCCCCTAAGGTTCTAGATTCAGGTGTGATATCTGTTAGTGAGGCTAGTGCTGCTGTTTCCCAACCCTCTGGTTCTGCTGTACACCTCCaaccccctcagcccatccagaTCCTGACTAACCCCTCCTCCAacacccccatcctcctcttcccctcctccccccagcACTCCTCCATTCCCCTAACCAAGACTGATACCAACCCAGGCCTCCtggccttctctctccccctctccctcacccagAACACTCCCAATGCCTCCACCTCTatgttccttctcctctcctcctccaccacctctttCTCCAGTCAGTCtttctctacctccacccccatTGCTCTTATTGACCGCTCCACCGGTCAGCTCTCCCAAATCACTGCCTCTTCTtcatcccctctttctctctcttctggtcAGCTTGCCACATCAGGGTCATCCCTCCCTGCCAATCCCTCCCACCCAGTTATTATATCGACACCCAACAACTCCCCTACCATCCTATCAAGAGAGAGTTCCAGCGTTAACCCTCCCGCCCCCCTGACCTCCCCCTCTGtggtctcctcccctccctccaagCAGCCCAGTGCTGATGGCAGTTCTAAAGCAGTTCTACTCAGCTCACCTCCTCACAAACACACTGAACCAAACTGTTGTGACACCAACATCGATCATCAGTCACTATCTACTGAAGAAACCCAAATGGAGTCTGTCCCAAATGGGTCATCTCCTACTAAAGCCCCTCCCCTTACACACCTGCAATCACCTTCTCTGTCCTTTGACTTCCGTTTGGAGGCATCCGACCAATCAAAAGCCCCAGAGTCAAAGCACACCTCCCTCCCATGGGACGACCatctctacttctcctctgccaccgctcctccctcccctccccttgcCCCCATCTTCCCCTCCAGCGGACCCAGGAACCTGAACCCCCTGGACCCTCTGGACCCCCTGtccccagcctcctctccctcctctgggCCACGAAGGGTCCTCTACTGCCCTCTCTGCCCCAGAATCTTCTACTACCTGTCTGACCTGGAGCGTCACTCCATCACCCACTCTCAGAACAAACCCCATGTCTGCCTGCAGTGTGGCAAGGCCTTCAAACGCTCTAGCCATTTGCAG AGACACAATCACATTCACACGGGCGAGAGGAACTTTGTGTGCCCCATCTGCTCCAAGCGTTTCAGGGAGGCAGGCGAGCTGCAGCGCCATCAGAgggtacacacaggagagaagccctaCCAGTGCCCGCTGTGCCACACACGCTTCGCCGAGCGCAACACCCTGCGTCGACACACCAGACGCAAACACCCTTACCATGAGGCAGCTATGGAGATGCTGtctgagagaggagcagggagaggaggaagagaaggcggGGATGGAGATGAGGGCACAGAAGAGTGGTATAGTTCCACTGTGTCCAACTTGGACAACTCTGACTCTGAACCAGATTCTGAGGTCATTTCCTGA